A window from Mesorhizobium sp. WSM2240 encodes these proteins:
- a CDS encoding AI-2E family transporter, which translates to MAADGLKAPDHAGYGLWIVKSLILIGLIALALLLWRIRDVFLLAFASVLVAVLLTAAARPIRRWTGISRAWSLAVAGGAILLALVLTGWLIGAQVQNQVAELVRELPRAVGNLEERLGISVSLDQVLSNSSQTAAEPQRTTERAGNGTGGFSLLNDLTTHLLSWSRTLVETVTGFVLVVVAGIYLAVSPGPYRRGFVKLFPPSYHQNISGALTASGRGLFLWLQAQLLAMAVVGLLAGIGSWAIGLPAPLALGLFAGLTEFVPIVGPIAGAVPALLLAATQGTGALLWTLALYVGIQQLESNVIAPLLERRMVKIPPALFLFAAVAFGLLFGLIGILLAAPLTVVAFIVINKLYVEDTLDEIPETNVD; encoded by the coding sequence ATGGCCGCTGACGGATTGAAAGCGCCGGATCACGCGGGCTATGGCTTGTGGATAGTCAAAAGCCTCATTTTGATCGGATTGATCGCGCTGGCGCTGCTTTTGTGGCGCATTCGGGATGTCTTCCTGCTGGCGTTTGCCTCTGTCCTTGTCGCCGTTCTCCTCACCGCGGCAGCCCGCCCGATCCGAAGATGGACAGGTATTTCCCGAGCCTGGTCGCTCGCTGTCGCCGGCGGCGCGATTCTCCTTGCCCTGGTTCTCACGGGCTGGTTGATCGGAGCGCAAGTGCAAAATCAGGTAGCGGAGCTTGTTCGCGAACTGCCGCGGGCGGTCGGAAATCTGGAGGAGCGGTTGGGCATCTCCGTCTCGTTGGACCAGGTCCTTTCGAATTCCAGCCAGACCGCCGCCGAGCCGCAGCGTACGACTGAGCGGGCAGGGAATGGCACGGGCGGCTTTTCCTTGCTCAACGACCTGACGACCCACCTGCTTTCGTGGAGCAGGACCTTGGTCGAAACAGTGACAGGTTTCGTCCTGGTTGTTGTTGCAGGAATCTACCTGGCAGTTTCCCCGGGGCCCTACCGCCGCGGGTTCGTAAAGCTGTTTCCGCCGAGCTATCACCAGAACATATCAGGCGCGCTGACCGCTTCCGGCCGCGGCCTGTTTCTGTGGCTGCAGGCCCAACTCCTGGCGATGGCGGTCGTCGGACTGCTCGCAGGCATCGGCTCCTGGGCAATAGGTCTCCCGGCGCCGCTTGCGCTCGGCCTTTTTGCCGGCCTTACCGAGTTCGTTCCGATCGTCGGCCCAATCGCCGGTGCTGTTCCCGCGCTGCTTTTGGCCGCCACGCAGGGAACAGGCGCGCTGCTTTGGACACTCGCCCTCTATGTTGGAATCCAGCAGCTCGAGTCGAACGTGATTGCGCCCCTTCTGGAGCGCCGGATGGTGAAGATCCCACCAGCCCTGTTCCTTTTCGCGGCTGTGGCGTTCGGGCTGCTGTTCGGGCTGATCGGCATCTTGCTGGCCGCTCCGTTGACGGTGGTGGCCTTCATCGTAATCAACAAGCTCTATGTCGAGGATACGCTGGACGAGATCCCAGAAACCAATGTGGATTGA